The Sphaerisporangium siamense genome includes the window CGGGTTGCTCGGGTGCGTGGGCGGCACCGTCACCTGGTAGCGCAGGTCCAGCTTGCCCTTGTAGCCGAGCACGACGCTCGACCAGCCGCTGGGCTCGCCGATGATGAGCGCGTCGGGCGGGCTGTGGGTGTTGCGGATCGCCATCGCCCCGCGCGAGCACGGCGTCTCCTCCTCGACGACGCCGATGACCACGACCCGGCCGCGGAACCCGGGCGTCCCGGCGGCGGCGCAGATCATCGCGGCGAGCGGCCCCTTGGCGTCGACGGCGCCCCGGCCGTACAGGCTGCCGTTGACCGAGCGGACGGGCAGGGTGCCGGGCACGGTGTCCATGTGGCCGAGCAGCATCACGGTCGGCCCGTCGCCCCGGACGATCTCGCCGACGGCGTTGCCGGTCTCGTCGACGTAGGCGCTGAAGCCGAGCTCGCGCATCGCGGTGACGAGGGCGCGGGCGAGCGCGGCCTCGTGGTGGGAGGGGGAGTCGATCTCCAGCATCCGGCGGAGCAGCCCGATCGCGACGGTCTCGCCGACCGGGCCGGTGTCCGCGCTGGGCCAATCATTCATCAGGGGCTCGTCTCCATGGTGTCGAGGCGGTCGCGTCCCCCCAGGACGACCGTGGTCGCGGCGCCGTCCAGCGCGGCCGTCACCGGCCGGGGGCGGCGTCCGTCCGCGATGAGCGTCTCGGGCACCCCGGCCGCGAGCGCCTCACGGGCGGCGATCAGTTTCAGTCCCATCCCGCCGGACCGGTGGGCGGGGGGCTCGTCCGGCGAGAGCTCCACCACGGGCAGCACCGAGTCCGGGTCGTCCACGTCGGCGAGGACCCCCGGGGCGCCGGTCAGCATCACCAGGCGCCTGGCGCCGAGCGCGGCGGCCACGGCGGCGGCGGCCCGGTCGGCGTTGATGTTCACCGGCCGGCCGTCCTCGGCCAGGGCCGGAGGTGAGACGACCGGCACCAGGCCCGCGGCGAGCAGCCCGCGCAGCAGCCCGGTGTCCACGCTGGTGATCGTCCCGACCTGGTTGTCGCGCACGATCACGCGCACGCCGTCCACGACGGCGCGGTGCGCCGCCTTCCTGCGGGCGCGCAGCAGGCCCGCGTCCAGGCCGGTGAGCCCGACCGCGCGGACCCCGGCCGCGGCGAGCGAGGCGAGCAGGCGCGGCTTGGCCATGCCGGCCAGGGCCAGCGTGACGACCTCCAGCATGGCCGGGTCGGTGTAGCGGGCGGGCACGCCGTCCGGGGCGACGAGCCGCCTGCTCGGCACGCCGAGCCGCGCGGCCAGCCGCTCGATGTCGGCCGAGCCGCCGTGCACCAGCACGACCTCGGCGCCCCGCTCGCGCAGAGTGGCCACGTCGGCGCACACCTCGTCCACCTCGACGGCGGCGTTGCCTCCGCACTTGACCACCGTGATGTCAGTCATGCCCGCCTTTCCTGGTCAGTTCGGGTGGAGTCCGGGGAAGGTCAGGCCGGCGCGCTCCGGCCAGCCGTACCGGACGTTCATGCACTGCACGGCGTTGCCCGCGCCGCCCTTGACGAGGTTGTCCAGGGCGGCGACCAGGACCAGGGCCCGCTCGTCGCCGTCGGTGGCGAAGCCGACGTCGCAGAAGTTCGACCCGCTGAGGATCTTGGGTTCTGGCAGCCGGTACAGCCCGCGCTTCTGCGCCACCACGCGCACGAACGGCTCGGCCGCGTAGGCGGCGCGGTAGGCCGCGCGCACGGCCCGCTCGTCGGCGCCCGGCGCGAGCCGCGCCCGGCACAGCACCTGGATGCCGCGCACCGCTTCGACGCCGGTGGCGCTCATCCGCACCGACAGGCCGGTCTCCTGGCCGATCTCGGCCTCGTGCCGGTGCCGGGTCGGCGCGAACACCCGCATCGCGCCGCTGCGCTCGGCGTGCAGGTTCTCCGGCCCCGCCGTGGCGCCGGACCCGCTGGAGCCGGTGCGCGCGTCGATCGTCACCTCCGGCTCGATCAGCCCGGCGGCGGCGGCCGGGCGCAGGGCGAGGATCCCCGCGGTGGCCATGCAGCCGGGCACGGCGACCCTGTCGGCGGAGCGCAGCCGGTCGCGGTGCAGCTCGGGCAGTCCGAGGACGAACTCCGGCAGCAGGTCCACGGCCTCGTGCGGCAGGCCGTAGTAGCGGCGGAAGACCTCGGGGTCGCGCAGCCGGAAGTCGGCCGACAGGTCGAAGATCGTCGGGGCGATCTTCGCGTAGCCGGCCATCCGGCCCATGGTCTCGGTGTGCGGGGTCGCCAGGAACAGCGCGTCGTACTCCCGCAGGTCGCCGGGGTCCACGAAGGTGAGGTCGGTGAGGCCGCGCAGGTTCGGGTGCGCGCCGTCCACCCGGCGCCCGGCCAGCCGGGTCGAGGTGACCGCCGCCACCTCGGCCTCGGGGTGGCCGAGCAGCAGCCGCAGCAGCTCGCCGCCGATGTACCCCGACCCTCCGACGATCGCTACCCGCGCCACGTGTGCACCCCGTTCAGCACGTGGTCCACGATCCGGTCCGCCACGTTCACCCGGTCTCCCATCGCGTGCTGGAACCCGGAGAACTCGACGATGTCGTTGACCTCCAGGACCAGCAGCCTGCCGTCCTCGTCCTCGACCAGGTCCACGCCCGCGACGTCGGCCTCGGTGGCCCGGGCCGCCGCGTACACGAGCTTGGCCAGGTCGTCGGTCACCTCGCACGGCTCGGTGACCGCGCCGCGCGCCACGTTCGTGCGCCATTCCTCGCTGCGCCGGTAGACCGCGCCCAGCACCTCGCCGCCGACGACCAGGGCCCGGATGTCGCGGCCCGGCTTGTCCACGTACTCCTGGACGTACACGACGTGCGACTGCGGCGAGGGGAGGGCGGCGATGTACTCCAGCACCGTCTCGGCGACCCGCCGGTCCGGCACGTAGGTCACCAGCCGCCCCCACGAGCCCACCAGCGGCTTCAGCACCGCCGGGTAGCCGATCTCCTCGATCGCCGGCAGCGCCGCCGTCGGGGTGAGGGCCAGCGCGGTCCGCGGGGCGGGCAGCCCGGCGGACCGCAGCGCCATCGAGGTGCGCCACTTGTCGCCGCACACCTCGGTGGCGCGGGCGCTGTTCACGACGAGCGTGCCGAGCGCCTCCAGGCTGTGCGCCGCGTACGCCGCCCGGACGTGGCCGATCTCCCGGTTCAGCGCGCGGTCCCACGGCAGCGGCGCGAGGTCCGCCGAGCTCCACAGCGTCCTGCTGTCCACGTGGACGTAGGGCGCGGCCCGGCGGTCGAGCGCGTCGAAGATCCGTTTCTCGTCGGCGCGGATCCGGGAGGCGACCACGGCGAGAGTGCCAGGAGAGGTCACTCGCCCCAGTCCTCTTCCACTTCGGGCGCGAGCCCGACGAGCGTCGGCTCCAGGGAGAGCACTTCCAGCTCGGCGTGGCAGTCACCGCATTCCAGGATCTCGTTGAGGCGGGGCGCGTCGGGCAGGTCGACCGTGGCCTCGCACTCGGGGCAGGCGATCATAGGGTTCTCCTCTTGTCTCGTCGTGGACTCAGGGCAGGTCTGTGGCGGTCAGCCGCGCGCGCACCCGGGCCGCGACGCCGGCGGGGGTGATGCCGTGCTCGGCGACGATGTGCTCCTGGCCGCCGACGGTGTCGACGAACCGGTCGGGCATGGCGATGCGCAGCAGCGGGCGCGGGGCGCGCTCGGCGAGCTCCTCGGCCACCGCGGACCCGAGCCCGCCGGCCGGCCAGTGCTCCTCGACCGTGACCACCAGGCGGGCGTGCCCGGTGGCGGCCACGAGCGTCTCGGCGTCGAACGGCTTGAGCGTGTGGGCGTGCAGCACGCCCGCGTCCAGGCCGTCCTCGGCGAGGGCCTCGGCCGCGCCGAGCGCGGCGAGCACCGGCAGCGGGCCCGCGGCGACCAGCACGATCTCTTCGCCCGCGCGCAGCCGCTGGATCGTCCCGAGCACCGGGGGAGGCGTGCCGTCCGGCAGGGACGGGGTGGGCTTGCGGCCGAGCCGCACGTACGCCGGGCCCGGCAGCTCGGCGACCTGGGCGAGCAGCGCGACGGTCGAGTCGGCGTCGGCGGGGACCACCACGGTCATGTTCGGCAGCGTCCGCATCACGGCCACGTCCTCCAGGGCGTGGTGGGTCGGGCCGAGGTGGCCCGCCGATACCCCGGCGTGGGTGGCCATGACGCGGACGGGCAGCGCGTTGTAGGCGATGTCGATCTTGACGGCCTCCAGGGCGCGTGCGCCCGCGAACGCGGCCATCGTGTTGACGTACGGACGCCACCCGGAGGCGGCCATGCCCGCCGCGACGCCCATGAGGGTGTGCTCGGCGATGCCCAGGTTGAGGTAGCGGGCCGCGGCGTCGCCGAAGTCCACGCCGGAGAACAGCCCGGTGTCGGTGTCCAGGCACACGGCGGCGGGGTCGAGGGCCATCCGCGCGACCAGCGCGTCCCGGTACGCCGTCCGGGTCGCCGTGGCGCTCACCGGTCACCCGCCTGGAGCGCGCGCGCCAGACGGGCGTGCATCCGGTCGGACAGCGTCGCGTAGTGGCTGTTCGGCTTGCCCGCCACCATCGCCAGACCCTGCCCCTTGACCGTGCGGGCGACCAGCGCGCTCGGGCGGCCTGGCTCCCACGGCGCCGAGGCCAGCGCCTCGCGCAGCGCCTCGTGGTCGTGCCCGTCCACCTCCCTGACCGCCCAGTTGAAGGCGCGCCAGCGGTCGGCCAGCGGCTCCAGCGGGGCGATCTGCTCGGTGTGGCCGGTGAGCTGCAGGCCGTTCCTGTCGATCACGGCCACGAGGTTGTCGGCGCGCTGGGCGGCGGCGGCGATGGCCGCCTCCCAGCAGGAGCCCTCCTGCAGTTCACCGTCGCCCATCAGCACGAACGACCGGTTCGCGCGCCCGGCCAGCCGGGCCGACAGCGCGAAGCCGAGGCCGAGGGCCAGGCCGTGCCCGAGCGAGCCGGTGGGCATCTCCACGCCGGGCACCGCGCGCACCGGGTGGCCCATCAGGCGGCTGCCCGGCCTGGCGTAGGTGGCCAGCTCCTCGACGGGGAAGTAGCCGCGCTCGGCGAGCGTGGCGTACAGGCCGATCGCGCCGTGGCCCTTGCTGAGCAGGAACACGTCCCTGCCGGGGTCGGCGGGCGCGCCGGGGTCGACGTTCATGACGGAGAAGTACAGGACGGCGAGGATGTCGGCGCTGGACAGCGAGCCGCCGAGGTGCCCGCCCTCCGGCCCCGCGCACATGTCGACGATGTGGCGGCGGATCCGGAGCGCGGTCTCCTGCAGGCTCTCCGCGCCCACGAGGGCGGTCACCGGGCCGACTTCGCGATCGCGGCCACCATGTCCAGGTTCTCCCAGACCTTCTCGAACCCGTCGGCGTACCGCTGCAACGCGGGCCCGGCGCCGGGGTTGAGGTGGCGCTTCTGCAGGGTCAGCGAGTCGGCGATCACCTGCGTCGCCACCGGGTGCCCGGCGTCCGGCGGCGGCTCGGCGGCCGTCCACGGGTAGCCGGAGCCGTAGCCGGCCCGGTCGGTGAAGACCTTCTGCTCGGGGAGCGGCATGAGCTGGTACCGCGACACCGGCACCCCCTCGGCGCGCAGCAACCGGTGCAGCGCCGCGCGGAACGCCTCCGGGCGCACGCCGTCCAGGCCCGCGGCGGCCGGGTCGAGGCGGAAGCGCAGGATGTGCCAGGCGTGCGTGACGTCCCCGACGCGGGTGGGCACGACGAGGCCCGGCAGCCCGGCGAGCCGGTCCAGCAGCGCGGTCACGTTCGCGCGGCGCGCGTCGTCGTAGGCGTCGAAGCGTTCGAGCTGCGACAGGGTGAACGCCGCCTGCACGGCGCTCAGCTTGTGGTTCCAGCCGAGCAGGTAGGAGATGTAGTCGCGGTCCCTGCCCGCCTCGATGACCTCGCCGAACTGGCGGGTCATGCGCGCGGTCGCGGCGACCTTGTCGTCCTGGAGGGTGACGAGGCCGCCCTCCCCGCACGTCGGCAGGTTCTTGGTCACCTGGAGGCTGAACGCGGCGGCGTCGCCGAGCGAGCCGACGGGACGGCCGTTGTAGGACGCGCCGTGCGCCTGCGCGGCGTCCTCCACCACGACCAGGCCGTGCCGGCGGGCGATCGCGGTGAGCGCGTCCATGTCGGCGGGGTGGCCGTGCAGGTGCACCGGCATGATCGCGGCGGTGCGCGGGGTGACCAGCGCCTCGACCGCCGCCGGGTCCATGCAGAACGTCACGGGGTCCACGTCGGCGAAGACGGGGACCGCCATCTGGTGCACGGGGGCGAGCCCGCTGGCGATGAAGCTCAGCGACGGCACGATCACCTCGTCGCCCGGGCCGACGCCGAGCGCGGCCAGCGCGAGCTGGAGCGCGGTGGTGCCGTTGGAGGTGCCGACGCAGTGCGCCGCGCCGGTCCGTTCGGCCCAGCGCCGCTCCAGCACCGACACCGCCGTCTCGCCGTCGGTGTCCGACACCAGCGCCGCCCCGTCCAGCACGCCGAGCACGGCGGCCCGGTCCTCCTCGGTGATCACCGGCCAGGGCGGGTTGCGCAGGTCCTTGGGCACGGCGGGGCGGCCGCCGAACGCGGCCAGCCGCCGGTCCCGCCCGGTCGCCTCCGCGCCGGTCATGGTCTCTGGGGTGGTCAAGGTGTCCCCTCCTCGAAGGCGGTCACGGTAAGGAGGCCGCGCCGGAGCCTGCCGCCTCGCGCAGTCCCGCGACGGCGGTCTCGTAGGCGGCGACGAGGCGCCTCCCATGCCGGGCCAGGTCGCGCGCAGCCGCGACGGGGGCGCGCCTGCCGTGCGCGGCGGTGATCCGCACGCCGGTCCAGGCGTGCGCGACGTCCTCCACCAGGCGGCCCGCCTCGCGCAGCACGGGCTCCTTCCAGCGCGTCCCGCAGGAGCGCAGGAACTCCGCGTGCAGCGCGGCCTGGGCCTGCATGCCCCAGCCGAACGGGTACGCCTCCTCCAGCGCGTGGGCGTCGCCGCCGGCGGCCCGCTCGACCAGGCCGCCGACGAAGGCGCGCACCCCGGCCAGGCCGCCCCACCCGGCCTCGTCGCGCGCCGCCTCGAACCCGGCGATGTTGGCCGCGAGCACCCGGCCGACGAAGGCGGGGTCGGTCTCGGGGACGTCCGCGACGCTCACGGTCAGGTAGCGCCCGCCGATGGCGGAGTCGCTGAAGAAGGCGTCCTGCACGTCCTTGGGGTTGGCCGAGGTCCAGGCGTCCAGCAGGGCGGGCACCGGGATCGGGCCCGCGTGCGCGGGCGGCATCGCGTCGCCGACGTACGCCCGCTCCTCGTCCAGGCCGTACACGGTGATCAGGTGGGCGGCGTGGACGTCCCGGTAGGCGGGGCGGAACGGCAGGTGGAAGTTGTCGACCGCGATGATCGGCCACCGGCCGTCCGCGAGCGCGCGCCGCAGGTCCTCCAGCGGGTCGGCGGGGTCGGCGGGGCGGTGCCAGCGGGTGGTGAGGCCGTGGTGCGGGGCCAGGCTGCGGCCGAGGTCGCCGGGGTGGCGGCAGGGGTAGTAGAACTCCTCCGAGGTGACGTCGCCCGGCTTGAACAGGAACTCCCAGTGCGCGCCGAGCACGTCCAGCGGCTCGTGCCCCTCGCGCAGCAGCGCGGTGGCCAGCGTCGACTGCAGGCAGCTGATGAGGTCGCGGTACCAGAGGACCGGCGTCGTCGCGGTCATGCCGGGTCCCCGGCGGGCTCGCCGGCCGCCTGCAGCGTGAGCGCGAACACGTGGACGGCGATGTTGCGCGGCAGGCGCAGCCCGGTCAGCGGCGCGCGCCGGGTCACCGGCACCCGCTGGCTCCACATCAGCGCCTCCACCCGGGGCTGCGTGTGGTGCGGGTAGTGCATGACCGGGGTCTCGTACGCCTTCTCCTCGCCGAACGCCGCGTGCGCCTGGGCCCAGAAGTCCGAGACCCGCAGCGACTCGAAGTCCACCTCGCCGCCGGAGAAGTGCAGGGCCACGGTGTCCTCGGTGCGGCGCTCGGCGGCGGTCAGCAGGTGGATCCAGTCGTAGCGGCCCTCCGGAAGTTCCACATATTGGCCCGCGCACCTGACGTTGTCCCCCGCGGCGGAGGGACCGCCGAAACGGAATGGCACGCCCGCCACCTCCACCCGCGCGCCGCGCGGCGGCAGGTATTCGGCGGGAAAGGAATTACGCCACACGTTGAAACCACCCGACCCGCGGTCGTCCGCGGCCGAGATCCCGCGATTGTTCCAATGCGCGGCCAGGTCGACGGGCAGCAGTGTCGTCCTGGTCACGACGGATAACGGCGGGCTCCCGGTTTTCATCTCTGAATCGACGTCCACGTGACCTCCGTCAGCGATTCAAGCGCGCGGAGATAAAACTCTCCACTCGCCGTGAATCTACAAGTCGGGCGCCGCTCCCCACATCCACGGGACCGGGATCCCCGCCGACGAGGCCCGTTGATGCCGTGCGCCGCCGATGGCACGCCGCGATGAGATTCCACGGCCCGGATAAACGCCGTGATGACAACGCGGTCCCCGCGGGTCGTCACGCGTCACGCGCGGCCACCCGCGCCGCCTCGACGAGCGCGATCGCCAGCCGCTCCACCGTCGGCTCGGCGTACACCACGCGCATCGGCAGGTCGATGCCGAAGCTCCTGCGCAGCCGCGCGGTGAGCCGGGCGGCGAGCAGGGAGTGCCCGCCGAGGTCGAAGAAGCTGTTCTTGATGCCGATCGGGCCGCTGCGCCCCAGCACCTGGCCGAACAGGTCGGCGAGCAGCTTCTCCACGTCGTCCCTGGGCGCGACGAACTCCTCCGCGGCGGCGCCCTGTCCGGCGGGCTTGGGCAGCGCGCCGCGGTCCACCTTGCCGTTGGAGGACAGCGGGAGCTCCTCCAGCGCCACGTACGTCGCCGGCAGCATGTACTCGGGCAGCCGCTCGGCCAGCGCCGCGCGCAGCCGCGCGGGGGGCTCGGGCTCGCCCCGGTGCACCAGGTACGCCACCAGCGCGGGCTCGCCCCTGTCGTCCTCGCCGAGCACCACCACGGCCTGGGCGACGCCGGACAGGTCCAGCAGGGCCGCCTCCACCTCGCCGAGCTCGATCCTGGACCCGTTCACCTTGACCTGGTGGTCCAGGCGGCCGAGGTACTCGATCACGCCGTCGTCGCGCCAGCGCGCCAGGTCGCCGGTCGCGTACAGGCGCGCGGCGGGGTCGGCGGGGTCGGGCTTGAACCGCTCGGCGGTCAGCTCGGGCCGGTTCAGGTAGCCGCGGGCGAGCTGAACCCCGCCGAGGTGCAGCTCACCGGCCATGCCGACGGGCATCCGGTTGCCGCGGGCGTCCAGCACGTGCACGGTCGTGTTCGCGATCGGGGCGCCGATCGGCACGATCGCGTCCTGCGGGCCGCAGGCCCAGCGGGTGACGTCGATCGCCGCCTCGGTCGGCCCGTACAGGTTGTCCAGGCCCGCGGTGAGCCCGGAGGCGAAGAACCTGCGGGTCAGCTCGACGGGAAGCGCCTCGCCGCTGCACACCACCTGGCGGATCGCGCCGCACCGGGACAGGTCCGCGTACTCCAGGAACAGCGCCAGCATGGGCGGCACGAAGTGCAGGAACGTCACGCCCTCCGCCTCGGCCTGCTCGGCCAGGTACTCCATGTCCTTGTGCCCGTCCGGCTTGATCACCGCCAGCCGGGCGCCGGTCATGAGCGGCCAGAAGAACTCCCACACCGACACGTCGAACCCGAAGGGCGTCTTCTGCATCACCACGTCGGACGGGCCGAGCCGGTAGGTCTCCTGCATCCACAGCAGCCGGTTGAGCAGGCCCGCGTGGGTGTTCATCACGCCCTTGGGCGTGCCGGTCGAACCGGAGGTGTAGATGACGTACGCCAGGTCGTCCAGGCCCGGGACCTCGGCCGGGGCCTCGTCCGGCAGCGCGTCCAAGCCCTCGCCGGGGTCGTCCAGGCGCACCGCGGGCACGCCCGGCACGGTCAGCCGCCCGGCCAGGGACAGCCGCGTGAGCAGGGCCACGGCCCCGGCGTCCTCGGCCATGTAGGCGAGCCGCGCCCGCGGGTACTGCGGGTCGAGCGGCAGGTACGCCGCGCCCGCCTTCAGCGTGGCCAGCAGGGCGACCACCAGCTCGACCGAGCGCTCCAGGTGCACCGCGACCACGCGGTCGGGGCCCGCGCCGAGCGCGCGCAGGCGGTGGGCGAGCCGGTTGGCCCGCCGGTCCAGCTCCCCGTAGGTCACCGACGCGCCGGCGAACCTGACCGCGACCGCCTCCGGCGTCTCGCGGGCGCGCAGGCCGATCAGCTCGGGCACGGTGTGCGCGGTCGGGTAGTCGGTCGCGGTGGCGTTCCAGGCCGCGATCCGCTCCTCCTCGGCCGGGGTGAGCAGCGGGAGCCGGGACAGTGGCAGGTCGGGCTTGTCCGCGGCGGCCCTGAGCAGCGTCGTCAGGTGCCCGGCCAGCCGGCGCGCGGTGCTCGCGTGGTGGAGCGCGCCGTCGTAGCCGGCCAGCACGCGCGGTGCGGCGCCGTCCGTCTCCAGCGTGATCGCCAGCGCGTCGGCCGTGAAGGCCGCCTTCCCGTGGACGGGCCCGACCCGGCCGAGCAGGTCGGCGAAGCCCGGGTCGCCGGACACGTCCACCCGGACGGCGCCGGACCCCGCGACCTCCACGGGGACGGCGTCGCGCCCGGTGTAGCGGTGCAGGACCGCGGCGAACCCCGCCAGCGCGACCGTCTCGGCGCTCGTCGCGCCGCGGCGGGCGAGCTCGCGCACCGCCTCGGCGTCCCCGTCGTCGAGGACCAGCTCGACCGCGTCGTCCACGACCGGCCCTCCGGCCCGCCTGGGCAGGTCCGTCCACAACTGGAAGTGATCGGTGTCTGGCATGACTGGTGACCTTCCCCCGCGCGGCCATCGGTGAGCGGTGTCGCGAACGCGTCCGACGTGCTTTCGGAACCGTCACCGTACGCCATGGGCACGGCGGCCGGAATACGTGATCCATTGGTATCGACGCAGCCTTGTTCCGCCTCTCACCGGGTGCCGTTGCAAGTTTCTTGGCCCGCCCCGATGTTCGGTTAAGCGCACCGTTTCTTTCAACTTCACGCGCTCACGGATGCCGGTTCTCGTAATGGATCCCTACTGTGGAACGCGGAACCCTGGAAAAGTCGGTGCGGAAATGGATGGGGCATGAGCGAGCTACGTGACGATTTTGCGCGGCAACCCGGAGACCATCGGACGGAACTGCTGAATCGGCTGAAGTCCGAGAAGCAGCGAAGCGTCGCCGTCATGCAGCCGCGGCCGGACCGGGATACCGCGCCGCTGTCTTTTTCCCAGGAATCGCTGTGGTTCCTGGACCAGTTCGCGCCGGGCCAGTCCACCTACAACGTGCCGAGCGCGTTCCGCATCCGCGGCGCCCTGGACGTCGAGGCGCTGCGCGGGGCGTTCGCCGACGTCGTGGCCCGGCACGAGTCGATGCGCACGAGCCTCCACGACCGCGGCGGCGAGGGCCTCCAGCGCGTGCACCCCCAGGTGGAGGTGAACGTGCGGCTGGTCGATCCGGCCGGGGCCACCCCCGAGGAGCGGCTCGCCACGGCAAGGAAGCTCGCCACCGACGTCGCCCGCGAGCCCTTCGACCTGTCGTCCGCGCCGCTGTGGCGGGTTCTGCTCTACCGGATCGGCGAGGAGGAGCACCTGCTGCTGCTCGTCGTCCACCACGTCGTCTGGGACGGCTGGTCGATGGGCGTGTTCTACCAGGAGCTCGCCGCCTTCTACGGCGTCAGGACCGGCGTCGAGGGCGTCGAGATCCCCGAGCCGCCCACGCTCCAGTACGCCGACTACGCGACCTGGCAGCGCGAATGGCTCCAGGGCAAGGTGCTGGAGGACCTGAACCAGTACTGGCGCGAGCGGCTGACCGGCGCCCCGGTGGTCGAGCTGCCCACCGACAGGCCCCGCCCCTCCGAGCCGACCTTCGACGGCGCGACCCTGCACCACACCACGCCCGCCGACCTCATGGAGGACCTGCACGGCCTGGCCAGGGAGACCGGGGCCAGCCCGTTCGCCGTGTACCTCACCGCGTTCCTGATCGTGCTGCACCGCCACACCGGCCAGGACGACCTCACCATCGGCTCGGCCGCGGCCAACCGCAGCCGCACCGAGGTCGAGCGGATGATCGGCTACTTCATCAACATCCTGGTGCTGCGCACCGACCTGTCCGGCGACCCGACGGTCCGCCAGCTCCTGTCCCGCGTCCACGACGTCGTCCAGGGCGCGATGGCGCACGGCGAGCTGCCCTTCGACCGGGTCGTGGACGTCGTCCGGCCGCCGCGCGACCCCTCACGGACGCCGCTGTTCCAGATCGGCTTCGGCCTCCAGCACCTGGCCGACCCGCCGCAGCTCCCCGGCCTCGACGTCGTCACCGAGTCGCCCGACCTGGACACCGCCCGGTTCGACATGACCTGGGGCCTGGTGGAGACCGTCGAGGGCCTGACCTGGACCATCGAGTACAACACCAACCTGTTCGACGCCGAGACGATGAACGCGCTCGCCGGGCACTACAAGCAGGTGCTGCGCGCGCTCGTCCCGTTCCTCAACACGCCGATCTCGCGGGTGCCCGTGCTCACCCCCGCCGAGCGCGAGGAACTGCTCGGCAAGTGGAACGGCCCCGCCCGGCCGCTGCCCAGCACCACGCTGACGCAGGAGTTCGAGCTCCAGGTGGAGAAGAACCCCGACGCGGTGGCCGTGTGGTCCGGCGGCGTGGCGATGACGTACGGCGAGCTGAACCGGCGGGCCAACCGGCTGGCCAGGCTGCTCGAAGAGCACGGCGTGACCCGGGGGAGCCGCGTGGCGCTGGCCATGCCCCGCGACCACGACCTGATCGCGTCGATGTTCGCCACGCTGAAGGCCGGGGCCGCGTACGTCCCCGTCGACTCCTCCCACCCGCAGGCGCGCGTGGCGGGCATGCTGAACGACGCCGCCCCGACCGTCGTGCTGTCGCACAGCTCCGTCGCCGGCAACCTGCCCGACGGCGGCCCGAAGGTCCTGGCGCTGGACGAGCTGGCCGACACGCTGGCCGGGTACGACGACACGAACCTGGACCACGGGCCCGAGCTGAAGGACCCCGCCTACGTCCTGTTCACCTCGGGCACCACGGGCAGGCCCAAGGGTGTGATCATCGAGCACCACTCGGTGGTCGCGTTCGTCGAGGCCGTCACCGAGATGTTCGACATCGTGCCGAGCGACCGCTTCGTCGCGTTCGCCTCGCTGACCTTCGACGTCTCGGTGTTCGAGATCTTCACCTCGCTGTGCCGCGGCGCCGGGCTCGCGCTCGTCCGGGACGAGGAGCGCCTCGACATGCGGGAGCTGCAGAGGATCATCGAGGAGCACCGCGTCACGATC containing:
- a CDS encoding [LysW]-aminoadipate kinase; its protein translation is MTDITVVKCGGNAAVEVDEVCADVATLRERGAEVVLVHGGSADIERLAARLGVPSRRLVAPDGVPARYTDPAMLEVVTLALAGMAKPRLLASLAAAGVRAVGLTGLDAGLLRARRKAAHRAVVDGVRVIVRDNQVGTITSVDTGLLRGLLAAGLVPVVSPPALAEDGRPVNINADRAAAAVAAALGARRLVMLTGAPGVLADVDDPDSVLPVVELSPDEPPAHRSGGMGLKLIAAREALAAGVPETLIADGRRPRPVTAALDGAATTVVLGGRDRLDTMETSP
- the argC gene encoding N-acetyl-gamma-glutamyl-phosphate reductase, whose protein sequence is MARVAIVGGSGYIGGELLRLLLGHPEAEVAAVTSTRLAGRRVDGAHPNLRGLTDLTFVDPGDLREYDALFLATPHTETMGRMAGYAKIAPTIFDLSADFRLRDPEVFRRYYGLPHEAVDLLPEFVLGLPELHRDRLRSADRVAVPGCMATAGILALRPAAAAGLIEPEVTIDARTGSSGSGATAGPENLHAERSGAMRVFAPTRHRHEAEIGQETGLSVRMSATGVEAVRGIQVLCRARLAPGADERAVRAAYRAAYAAEPFVRVVAQKRGLYRLPEPKILSGSNFCDVGFATDGDERALVLVAALDNLVKGGAGNAVQCMNVRYGWPERAGLTFPGLHPN
- the lysX gene encoding lysine biosynthesis protein LysX yields the protein MTSPGTLAVVASRIRADEKRIFDALDRRAAPYVHVDSRTLWSSADLAPLPWDRALNREIGHVRAAYAAHSLEALGTLVVNSARATEVCGDKWRTSMALRSAGLPAPRTALALTPTAALPAIEEIGYPAVLKPLVGSWGRLVTYVPDRRVAETVLEYIAALPSPQSHVVYVQEYVDKPGRDIRALVVGGEVLGAVYRRSEEWRTNVARGAVTEPCEVTDDLAKLVYAAARATEADVAGVDLVEDEDGRLLVLEVNDIVEFSGFQHAMGDRVNVADRIVDHVLNGVHTWRG
- the lysW gene encoding lysine biosynthesis protein LysW, yielding MIACPECEATVDLPDAPRLNEILECGDCHAELEVLSLEPTLVGLAPEVEEDWGE
- a CDS encoding transketolase family protein, yielding MSATATRTAYRDALVARMALDPAAVCLDTDTGLFSGVDFGDAAARYLNLGIAEHTLMGVAAGMAASGWRPYVNTMAAFAGARALEAVKIDIAYNALPVRVMATHAGVSAGHLGPTHHALEDVAVMRTLPNMTVVVPADADSTVALLAQVAELPGPAYVRLGRKPTPSLPDGTPPPVLGTIQRLRAGEEIVLVAAGPLPVLAALGAAEALAEDGLDAGVLHAHTLKPFDAETLVAATGHARLVVTVEEHWPAGGLGSAVAEELAERAPRPLLRIAMPDRFVDTVGGQEHIVAEHGITPAGVAARVRARLTATDLP
- a CDS encoding transketolase translates to MTALVGAESLQETALRIRRHIVDMCAGPEGGHLGGSLSSADILAVLYFSVMNVDPGAPADPGRDVFLLSKGHGAIGLYATLAERGYFPVEELATYARPGSRLMGHPVRAVPGVEMPTGSLGHGLALGLGFALSARLAGRANRSFVLMGDGELQEGSCWEAAIAAAAQRADNLVAVIDRNGLQLTGHTEQIAPLEPLADRWRAFNWAVREVDGHDHEALREALASAPWEPGRPSALVARTVKGQGLAMVAGKPNSHYATLSDRMHARLARALQAGDR
- a CDS encoding DegT/DnrJ/EryC1/StrS family aminotransferase; protein product: MTTPETMTGAEATGRDRRLAAFGGRPAVPKDLRNPPWPVITEEDRAAVLGVLDGAALVSDTDGETAVSVLERRWAERTGAAHCVGTSNGTTALQLALAALGVGPGDEVIVPSLSFIASGLAPVHQMAVPVFADVDPVTFCMDPAAVEALVTPRTAAIMPVHLHGHPADMDALTAIARRHGLVVVEDAAQAHGASYNGRPVGSLGDAAAFSLQVTKNLPTCGEGGLVTLQDDKVAATARMTRQFGEVIEAGRDRDYISYLLGWNHKLSAVQAAFTLSQLERFDAYDDARRANVTALLDRLAGLPGLVVPTRVGDVTHAWHILRFRLDPAAAGLDGVRPEAFRAALHRLLRAEGVPVSRYQLMPLPEQKVFTDRAGYGSGYPWTAAEPPPDAGHPVATQVIADSLTLQKRHLNPGAGPALQRYADGFEKVWENLDMVAAIAKSAR
- a CDS encoding BtrH N-terminal domain-containing protein — protein: MTATTPVLWYRDLISCLQSTLATALLREGHEPLDVLGAHWEFLFKPGDVTSEEFYYPCRHPGDLGRSLAPHHGLTTRWHRPADPADPLEDLRRALADGRWPIIAVDNFHLPFRPAYRDVHAAHLITVYGLDEERAYVGDAMPPAHAGPIPVPALLDAWTSANPKDVQDAFFSDSAIGGRYLTVSVADVPETDPAFVGRVLAANIAGFEAARDEAGWGGLAGVRAFVGGLVERAAGGDAHALEEAYPFGWGMQAQAALHAEFLRSCGTRWKEPVLREAGRLVEDVAHAWTGVRITAAHGRRAPVAAARDLARHGRRLVAAYETAVAGLREAAGSGAASLP